From a single Rhodococcus jostii RHA1 genomic region:
- a CDS encoding Lsr2 family DNA-binding protein yields MAVSPRGSAGSAKMTTKEIREWAIGAGLEVSSRGRISVEIEQAFHDAQAKPAPAEPAKVKRTAAKKTIAETTTAKKRAAKKVVGEKASTNRAAASGAPTKKTTREIRAWAIGAGLEVSSRGRISAEIEQAFDDAQAKTVQAKPAKVKKTSAKKAAAKTTAAPTAPAKAVAASTAPARKAPAKKAAATKASAATAPVKRSAASTGPAEKAAVQKKSAAAPVTSASVSTAPAKKTTKEIREWAIGEGHVVSSRGRIPAELERAFHDAQATKARRRTAPARKPSATKAAGKKTAPPAAPVTRSATSKAPATRTAAKPAAAEKAPVTSASVSKVSAKRASREIREWAIGEGHVVSSRGRIPAEVERAFHDAQAAFPVA; encoded by the coding sequence GTGGCGGTATCACCGAGGGGTTCTGCAGGTTCGGCGAAGATGACGACCAAAGAGATTCGTGAGTGGGCGATCGGGGCGGGCTTGGAGGTGTCCTCCCGTGGCCGGATTTCGGTCGAGATCGAGCAAGCCTTCCATGACGCGCAGGCGAAGCCGGCTCCGGCTGAACCGGCGAAGGTGAAGAGGACGGCCGCGAAGAAGACGATCGCGGAGACGACGACGGCGAAGAAGAGGGCAGCAAAGAAGGTAGTCGGGGAAAAGGCCTCGACGAACAGGGCAGCGGCAAGCGGGGCGCCAACGAAGAAGACGACCAGGGAGATTCGTGCGTGGGCGATCGGGGCGGGCTTGGAGGTGTCCTCCCGCGGCCGGATTTCGGCCGAGATCGAGCAAGCCTTCGACGACGCGCAGGCGAAGACGGTTCAGGCCAAGCCGGCGAAGGTGAAGAAGACGAGTGCGAAGAAGGCAGCTGCGAAGACCACGGCCGCGCCGACCGCTCCGGCCAAGGCGGTAGCGGCGAGCACGGCGCCCGCAAGGAAGGCGCCCGCGAAGAAGGCAGCTGCGACGAAGGCGTCCGCGGCGACCGCTCCGGTGAAGAGGTCGGCGGCAAGCACCGGTCCGGCGGAGAAGGCGGCCGTACAGAAGAAGTCCGCGGCGGCTCCGGTGACGAGTGCGTCGGTGAGCACGGCGCCAGCGAAGAAGACGACCAAAGAGATTCGGGAGTGGGCGATCGGGGAGGGGCACGTGGTGTCCTCCCGCGGCCGGATTCCCGCTGAACTCGAGCGCGCCTTCCATGACGCGCAGGCCACGAAGGCTCGGAGACGAACGGCGCCGGCCAGGAAGCCTTCCGCGACAAAGGCGGCCGGGAAGAAGACCGCCCCGCCGGCCGCTCCGGTGACGAGGTCGGCGACGAGCAAGGCTCCGGCGACAAGGACGGCCGCGAAACCGGCGGCCGCGGAGAAGGCTCCGGTGACGAGCGCGTCGGTGAGCAAGGTTTCGGCGAAGAGGGCGTCCAGGGAGATTCGGGAGTGGGCGATCGGGGAGGGGCACGTGGTGTCCTCCCGCGGCCGGATTCCGGCCGAGGTCGAGCGGGCCTTCCATGATGCGCAGGCAGCGTTTCCGGTCGCGTGA